In the Drosophila takahashii strain IR98-3 E-12201 chromosome 3R, DtakHiC1v2, whole genome shotgun sequence genome, one interval contains:
- the LOC138913675 gene encoding uncharacterized protein, protein MERKSLEMVVSGADDEDSSICKAYKLTLSRTCDDWDSVRDMWKKTFNLRQQDVTTLNNLEFFEAWNKFSHAKAFELIDIDFEIIYPGKGFHLLSKWQEFRDKIFGYYEDNISNAQCKTQLTLAKKCTNLDDHDFLIATLFNAVLPSSGRFRNEDGKLTRKATILDAQESFVLRLVTINDFEIQLDRVINKYYSSGLKLQPIIIVVGPFDNDIKDFFLSSHWR, encoded by the exons atggagagAAAGTCTTTGGAAATGGTGGTATCTGGGGCTGACGACGAAGACAGTTCCATCTGCAAGGCGTACAAGCTGACACTCAGCCGTACTTGCGACGATTGGGATAGTGTACGCGATATGTGGAAGAAGACTTTTAATCTACGTCAACAAGACGTTACAACTCTGAATAATTTAGAGTTTTTTGAAGCGTGGAATAAGTTTTCCCACGCTAAAGCTTTCGAACTG ATTGATATCGATTTCGAAATAATCTATCCCGGCAAAGGTTTTCACTTGCTTTCCAAATGGCAAGAGTTTCGAGACAAAATTTTTGGCTACTATGAAGACAACATATCCAATGCACAGTGCAAAACGCAACTCACACTGGCCAAAAAATGCACCAACTTAG ATGACCACGACTTCTTGATCGCCACGTTGTTCAACGCCGTACTTCCCTCATCAGGCCGGTTCAGAAATGAGGATGGAAAATTAACGCGAAAGGCCACAATTTTGGACGCCCAGGAGAGTTTCGTCCTAAGACTAGTAACCATTAACGATTTCGAAATCCAATTGGATCGGGTCATCAATAAGTATTATAGTTCCGGCTTAAAATTACAGCCAATAATTATCGTAGTTGGGCCATTTGATAACGatataaaagattttttttt gagcAGTCATTGGAGATAA